The sequence CCGGCGGCCCGCGGCGGTAAGGCGGTCACAAGTCCGATTTCACCGCGAACGCCGACCGTGACCAGTAGCGCCAGGAGCATGGCAGTCACCATGGCTGTCGTCGCGGCTAGGGCACCAGCTTGGCGATTGACGCCGCGGTTTGAAAGTTGCGAGAACCCGAAGGCGATCCCTGACAGAGTGGCCCATAAGACGCCAGGCATTACGGCACGCAGATTGGGAGGTTGAGTAGGTGGGGACCAGTGAACATTGTGTGGACGCCTGCCACGGAGCGGGGCTGTCGCTTGCCAGGGTTGCCAGCCTGTCCGGGTATGTTGTTCATCTTGCCGGATGCTACCCAGGCCTGGATCACCTGCTGATTCGGGCCCCCGGCCGTCGAAGCGAGCCCGGGTCCGGATCGCCGCTATCCCGGAGCTAGCCTTTCACGATGGCATCCCCCCGAAATCCACCTCGAGGCGCACTCCGGATTATCTGGAAAGCCCACAAGATCTTATGGAAGTTCTCCGGGAGGAGACTCGGTACCCGCTCCATGGGGATGGGCGTAATCGAACTGACCACCAGGGGTCGCCGGACCGGGAGCGACCGAACGGTTCTTCTGTCGTGTCTGGACTCACCGGATGGCCTTGTCGTCGCCGGTACCAACGCCGGGTTGGATCAAGACCCGGCCTGGGTGCAAAACTTGCGGATGGATCCGCGGGCCGAAATTGCCACAAAGGCAGGCGCCCAACTTGTGACGGCCGAGTTCCTGGCGGGCGCCGGTCACGATGATGCCTGGTCACGATTTCAAGCCGCTGACGACCAGTACGCACGGTACGCAGCCATGCTCACGAGGCCGGTGCCAATCGTTCGTTTCGGAGTACGCGGGGACGGAGGGTCGCCATAGTGCTGATCGAGACGGTGGCGATCGAAACCGATACCGAGCCGCTCGACGGATTGCTGTACCTGCCGGACGATGGGAACGTCCTTGGATCTGCACAGCTCATGCATGGAAATACGATGAACTTCTACGTCGGACCTCCCCGTTTTCTGCCTCCGTACTTGACCGGCCTCGGGCTCGCCTGTCTTGCCTACAACCGTCGCGGGCATGACGTTCTCTCAAATCGCGACAGTCGAGACCTCGAAGGTGGCGCTTATCAGACGATCGGTCAGGCCATCGAAGACAATCACCTGGCGCGCAACTGGATGAATCAAAGAGACCTCCCTCCCCCATTTGTGATCGGTCACTCAAACGGAGGCATGCTGGCGGTCCGGCACGTGGTGGAAGTCCCCGATACGCCAGGATTGGTCCTGTTGTCGGCGCATCGCGGAGGCAAAAAGATCATGCGACTAATGGCGGACAATGGGCTGATGGCTGGTGAACGCTACGACGAGATCTCCGAAGCTGCCAGGAGCCTCGTGGCGAAAGGTCGCGGCGACCAACTGATGCTCGTTCCCGGCTGGTGGTACGTCATATCGGCTACGACCTATGTCGAATTCCTCGACCATTGCCCCGATATCGTCGATCTGGCCCCATCGATTCCTTGCGAGACGTTGTTTATCCGAAGTGTTGACGAGCCTTCCGAGGTGTACCCGGCCGAGGAGATCGCCATGGCCAGCAGTCACAACGTCGACGTTCAGGTGCTGGAGGTGGGGGGTCACTATTACCGAGGGGGCGAATCCGTTGTTGCCGGGACAGTCGTCAACTGGATCTCTCAACATCTGTGATCGACAGGTTTCTCAGCAAACCCTCAGGTTCGGTGCGTCATACTGAGTTAGGTCGATCCACTCTCCGGGGAGCTTTGGTGCGCGTGCTGGTTGTCGAAGATGAAAAGAAGGTTGCGGCGGCTGTACGGCGCGGCCTGGAAGCTGAGGGCTTCGCCGTCGACGTGGCGTTGAACGGCACCGACGGAAAGTGGTTCGCCACGCAGAACGAGCACGACGTCATCGTCCTTGACATCATGTTGCCCGGGATCAATGGATTCAGTCTATGTGCCCAGCTCCGCGATCTCGGCATCTGGACGCCGATACTCATGTTGACTGCCAAAGACGGAGACCTCGATGAAGCCGAAGCTCTTGACACTGGCGCAGACGACTTCCTGCGTAAACCTTTCTCATATGTAGTCCTTGTTGCCCGAATCCGAGCGTTGCTTCGCAGGTCCTCGGTGGGCGAGGTATCGCTTGCCTATGAAGTCGGAGACCTCACACTCGACCCCAATTCGCGTCGATGTGAGCGGGCTGGCCAAGACATTCATCTCACGGCCAAGGAGTTCGCGGTTCTCGAATTCTTGATGCGCCATCCCGGCGATGTCGTCGGCAAGCTAGAGATTCTGGACAATGTTTGGGACTTCGCGTTCGAGGGCGACCCGAACATCGTCGAGGTGTACGTCGGGTACTTACGAAGGAAGATCGACGAGCCGTTTGGACGCAAGTCGATCGAAACAGTGCGCGGGGCCGGATATCGGCTGGTCCCCAGCCGTGAGTAGTCGTAGCCGTCGTCCAACGACGTTGAGATTCCGCGCCACAGCAGTCGTCACCTTGATGTTGGTAGCAGCTCTGGTTGTTGCGGGTGTCGCTCTTGTCTACGCACAGACCCAGGCGCTCAACGCAGCCATCGATACCGGACTCGACGGACGCGTCACCGACCTGGCCAATGTGATTGTGGATGGCATCATCCCCGATCCCATCACCGTCAGCGGAGATGAATCGGCTCTCGCCCAGATAATCGGGCCGGCAGGGACCGTTGTAGCTTCGAGCGAGAATATCGAGGGGGAAGGCCCGATCTCCACTTTGAAACCCGCGCCTGGCCAGATTCTTCACGGCGTGGAAAGCGATCTTCCGGTCGACCCCGGCTCCTTCCGCCTAGCCGCACTGACGGTGAGCACTGACGAAGGTACGTATTTCGTATACGTTGCGAACAGCGTCGAACGCCGCACCGAGGCGATTGCCGCCCTGGTTGCCGCCCTTCTGGTCGGTATACCACTTCTGTCGGTAGTCGTGGCATGGACCAGTTGGTCGGTAATCGGGAAGACACTCCAACCCGTCGAGGAGATCCGGGCTGAGGTCGAAGAAATAACGGGTTCCCAACTTCACAGGCGCGTACCGGAGTCGCGTCGTGACGACGAGATTGCCCGGCTGGCCATGACGATGAACACGATGCTCGATCGGCTTGAACATGCGGCCGTACAGCAGGACGAGTTCGTG is a genomic window of Acidimicrobiia bacterium containing:
- a CDS encoding nitroreductase family deazaflavin-dependent oxidoreductase, with the protein product MASPRNPPRGALRIIWKAHKILWKFSGRRLGTRSMGMGVIELTTRGRRTGSDRTVLLSCLDSPDGLVVAGTNAGLDQDPAWVQNLRMDPRAEIATKAGAQLVTAEFLAGAGHDDAWSRFQAADDQYARYAAMLTRPVPIVRFGVRGDGGSP
- a CDS encoding alpha/beta hydrolase, encoding MLIETVAIETDTEPLDGLLYLPDDGNVLGSAQLMHGNTMNFYVGPPRFLPPYLTGLGLACLAYNRRGHDVLSNRDSRDLEGGAYQTIGQAIEDNHLARNWMNQRDLPPPFVIGHSNGGMLAVRHVVEVPDTPGLVLLSAHRGGKKIMRLMADNGLMAGERYDEISEAARSLVAKGRGDQLMLVPGWWYVISATTYVEFLDHCPDIVDLAPSIPCETLFIRSVDEPSEVYPAEEIAMASSHNVDVQVLEVGGHYYRGGESVVAGTVVNWISQHL
- a CDS encoding response regulator transcription factor is translated as MRVLVVEDEKKVAAAVRRGLEAEGFAVDVALNGTDGKWFATQNEHDVIVLDIMLPGINGFSLCAQLRDLGIWTPILMLTAKDGDLDEAEALDTGADDFLRKPFSYVVLVARIRALLRRSSVGEVSLAYEVGDLTLDPNSRRCERAGQDIHLTAKEFAVLEFLMRHPGDVVGKLEILDNVWDFAFEGDPNIVEVYVGYLRRKIDEPFGRKSIETVRGAGYRLVPSRE
- a CDS encoding HAMP domain-containing histidine kinase, whose product is MLVAALVVAGVALVYAQTQALNAAIDTGLDGRVTDLANVIVDGIIPDPITVSGDESALAQIIGPAGTVVASSENIEGEGPISTLKPAPGQILHGVESDLPVDPGSFRLAALTVSTDEGTYFVYVANSVERRTEAIAALVAALLVGIPLLSVVVAWTSWSVIGKTLQPVEEIRAEVEEITGSQLHRRVPESRRDDEIARLAMTMNTMLDRLEHAAVQQDEFVANAAHELRSPLAGIRAELEVDVAHPRPESWEAMRDSVLAEAIRLQVLVDDLLLLARSEGESRLIEDVDLDELVVQALARVPLRDGVRVDLSGISAGRVQGDPSQLLRVVLNLLSNANRYAKTMVVVAVAPVDGAVEVSVADDGAGVREEDRTRIFSRFTRLDEARSRDEGGAGLGLAIASEVVHRHGGELTVGTSVMGGAVFTAIIPTVDG